In Vigna unguiculata cultivar IT97K-499-35 chromosome 3, ASM411807v1, whole genome shotgun sequence, a single genomic region encodes these proteins:
- the LOC114176884 gene encoding putative E3 ubiquitin-protein ligase LIN-1 isoform X1: MTTVTVTTRSQILRHTAAFTSSVLSQSELRRRLIATLLRHTPISDQKHLKLAADTLESAISFSSPALRTSSLSLVEKLLLPLPDFALSSLLLSLAHALRNRPTESATSLLRIFHSNNNSNKNASLVRSEIAPALYERLFSPHLFPVFRWFDEQRTNILSSTPSTSIRENDYYSVSEEYSVVLPCAKVLSKMSEEQAAMLREVEREYEEVLDENCRVLAEYFKEVLVNENSDAGISPPSLIMKSGAEGGGRENITEEITRTNLLENGRYNPIWSEREREASVEFLSPSSSRRSSQEPFYPQRVFSRIVKPKNPSKAWTTPVYLNSTADADFFSDESLVSSSSDSEAENEEKDKSIALLEPRQSQIQEQMQTVFKQSSGSPDYPMADFDNTLNGIGKHAPPKDFVCPITSHIFDDPVTLETGQTYERKAIEEWFNRGNFTCPITRQKLQNTQLPKTNYVLKRLIASWKDRNPHLVQPPYESPYEDTEAVVQSTTVSTSPNSVITQATVDGMMSELRCAINNLYMSEVLKESEMAVLQVEKFWRGVNLGVDIHRMLAKPAIINGFMEILFNSVEPQVLQAAVFLLAEMGSSDNAVIETLTRVKTDVECIMALFKNGLTEAVVLLYLLNPPITSLAEMAIVESLIMVLNTKEEELVTMCLKPKTAVVLLLARITGSSEEIIASSVVNTLFSENAIGTIVSSFGADLAKERIAAVEILLRCMEEDGTCRTNIVDKAELSPLMETLIGADDGERFKIIQFFAELVKLNRRTFTEQILHIIKEEGPFSTMHTLLIYLKAAPHDHCPVMAGLLLQLDLLVEPRKMSIYREEAMDTLIACLRNTDFPVTQLAAADTIMSLQGSFDFFGNPLTREVLLKRAGIDKSSRSLVLVGHQISNSSPEIEITPEDEKAADDWERRIAYVLVSHEFGTIFEALADGMKSQNSELRSACFISATWLTYMLTILPDTGIQVAARACLLKQFIAKLNSARDVEDRILSMIALNSFLHFPEGLGDLTSYTKDILRGLRELKRSCPLAPKMLKSLVEENESKADNWIHKELIKEDCSENGEVVSVTCFKDKIFSGHTDGTIKVWTLKNNSFHLLQEIQEHTKAVTNLVISESGDTLYSGSLDRTSKVWSIGKSAIHCVQVYDMKDQIHNLIVTNSLACFVPQGTGIKVQSLSGESKLLNSSKYVKCLAHVNGKLYCGCHDSSVQEIHLGTGTVNTIQSGYKRLLAKANPIHAIQIHGELIYAAGSSFDGSSIKIWNSSSYNMVGSLQTGSEVRTMAVSSGLIYLGCKGGTVEIWDKKKSSKVDTLQMGTNCRVNCMALDSNEEVLVIGTSAGQIQAWEMN; encoded by the exons ATGACCACCGTAACGGTCACCACTCGATCTCAGATCCTCCGCCACACCGCCGCATTCACCTCCTCCGTCCTCTCGCAATCCGAACTCCGGCGCCGTCTCATCGCTACTCTTCTCCGTCACACTCCGATCTCCGACCAAAAGCACCTCAAACTCGCCGCAGACACTCTAGAAAGCGCGATATCCTTCTCCAGCCCCGCCCTGCGCACCTCCTCACTCTCTCTCGTGGAGAAGCTCCTCCTCCCTCTCCCTGACTTCGCTCTCTCCTCGCTACTCCTCTCGCTCGCCCACGCCCTCCGTAACCGTCCAACTGAATCCGCCACCAGCCTCCTCCGAATCTTTCACTCcaacaacaacagcaacaaaAACGCTTCACTCGTTAGATCGGAAATCGCTCCTGCACTCTACGAGCGCCTCTTCTCTCCACACCTCTTCCCTGTCTTCCGCTGGTTCGATGAGCAGAGGACGAATATTCTCTCCTCCACTCCCTCAACCTCCATACGTGAAAATGATTATTATTCAGTTTCTGAGGAGTACTCGGTGGTGCTGCCTTGCGCTAAGGTGCTGTCGAAGATGAGCGAGGAGCAGGCCGCAATGCTCCGGGAGGTGGAGAGAGAGTACGAAGAGGTCCTCGACGAGAACTGTAGGGTTCTCGCAGAGTATTTCAAAGAGGTTTTGGTGAACGAGAACAGTGACGCGGGGATTAGTCCACCGTCGTTGATAATGAAGAGCGGTGCTGAAGGTGGCGGCAGGGAGAACATAACGGAGGAGATAACGCGAACGAATCTCTTAGAGAACGGACGGTATAAT CCAATATGGTCCGAAAGGGAAAGGGAAGCATCTGTTGAATTTTTGAGCCCCAGTTCCAGCAGAAGATCTTCCCAGGAACCATTTTATCCTCAAAGAGTCTTTTCCAGAATTGTCAAACCCAAAAATCCTTCAAAAGCTTGGACAACACCAGTCTATTTAAACTCAACCGCTGACGCCGATTTTTTTTCAGATGAGAGTTTGGTTAGTTCTTCTTCAGATTCCGAGGCAGAAAATGAG GAAAAGGACAAAAGTATCGCATTGTTGGAGCCTCGACAAAGCCAAATTCAAGAACAAATGCAAACCGTCTTCAAACAATCTAGTGG TTCACCAGATTATCCTATGGCCGACTTCGATAACACGCTTAATGGAATTGGGAAACATGCACCTCCCAAGGACTTTGTCTGTCCAATAACTAGTCACATATTTGATGATCCAGTGACTCTTGAGACTGGTCAAACGTATGAACGTAAAGCTATCGAGGAATGGTTCAACAGAGGGAACTTTACCTGTCCCATCACTCGCCAGAAGCTGCAAAACACTCAGCTGCCCAAAACAAATTATGTGCTCAAACGACTAATTGCAAGCTGGAAAGATCGCAACCCCCATTTGGTCCAACCGCCGTATGAGAGTCCATACGAAGATACTGAGGCAGTTGTGCAGTCAACAACCGTTTCAACTTCTCCTAATAGCGTTATAACCCAAGCCACAGTTGATGGGATGATGAGTGAGTTACGCTGTGCCATCAATAATCTGTACATGTCAGAGGTTCTCAAGGAATCGGAAATGGCCGTGCTTCAAGTTGAGAAGTTCTGGAGAGGAGTGAATCTTGGAGTGGATATCCATAGAATGTTGGCAAAACCTGCGATAATCAATGGATTTATGGAGATCCTTTTCAATTCTGTGGAGCCCCAGGTGCTACAAGCAGCAGTTTTCCTTCTAGCCGAGATGGGGTCAAGCGACAACGCTGTTATCGAGACTCTCACCCGTGTGAAGACTGATGTAGAATGTATAATGGCTCTTTTCAAGAACGGGTTGACAGAGGCTGTTGTGTTGTTGTATCTACTAAACCCTCCCATCACGAGTCTTGCGGAGATGGCCATAGTGGAGTCTCTCATAATGGTTTTGAATACGAAAGAGGAAGAATTGGTTACGATGTGTTTGAAGCCAAAAACAGCTGTAGTGCTTTTACTTGCTAGGATAACTGGAAGCAGTGAAGAGATAATTGCATCATCGGTTGTCAATACCCTTTTCTCTGAAAATGCAATTGGAACTATTGTCAGCAGTTTTGGAGCTGACTTGGCAAAGGAGAGGATTGCTGCAGTAGAGATCTTATTGAGATGCATGGAAGAAGATGGGACTTGCAGGACGAACATTGTTGATAAAGCAGAGTTGTCACCACTTATGGAAACCTTAATCGGTGCAGATGATGGAGAGCGTTTTAAGATTATTCAGTTTTTTGCTGAGCTGGTCAAATTAAACAG GAGGACATTCACTGAACAAATTCTCCATATTATAAAGGAAGAAGGACCATTTAGCACAATGCATACTCTTCTTATTTATTTGAAGGCTGCTCCTCACGATCATTGTCCAGTTATGGCTGGCCTCTTACTCCAACTCGATCTTCTG GTTGAGCCAAGAAAAATGAGCATATACCGTGAAGAGGCTATGGATACTCTTATTGCATGCCTGAGAAACACAGATTTTCCCGTTACCCAATTAGCAGCTGCAGATACAATCATGTCACTGCAAGGGAGTTTCGACTTCTTCGGAAACCCTCTAACCAGAGAAGTCCTCCTTAAACGTGCAGGTATTGACAAAAGTTCCAGAAGTCTTGTACTGGTGGGCCATCAGATTAGCAATTCCAGTCCAGAAATTGAGATAACTCCT GAAGACGAGAAGGCAGCTGATGATTGGGAAAGAAGAATTGCATACGTTCTAGTTAGCCATGAATTCGGCACTATTTTTGAGGCTTTGGCTGATGGCATGAAGAGCCAAAATTCAGAACTACGATCAGCATGCTTTATATCAGCTACCTGGCTCACGTACATGCTGACCATTCTACCGGATACAGGCATACAAGTAGCAGCTCGTGCTTGCTTGCTGAAGCAGTTCATAGCTAAATTAAATTCTGCCCGGGATGTGGAAGACAGAATCCTTTCTATGATTGCTCTCAATAGCTTTCTTCATTTCCCTG AAGGCTTAGGTGATCTAACTTCCTACACTAAGGATATCTTAAGAGGATTGAGAGAGCTTAAGAGATCCTGTCCCTTAGCACCTAAAATGCTAAAATCTCTGGTTGAAGAAAATGAATCTAAAGCG GACAATTGGATACATAAAGAGCTCATAAAAGAAGACTGCAGCGAAAATGGAGAGGTGGTGTCTGTCACATGCTTTAAGGATAAAATATTTTCGGGTCATACAGATGGCACGATTAAG GTCTGGACATTAAAGAATAATTCATTCCATCTGTTGCAAGAAATTCAAGAACATACTAAAGCAGTGACAAACTTGGTGATTTCAGAATCTGGTGACACACTATATAGTGGTTCACTTGACCGAACGTCAAAG GTCTGGTCTATTGGAAAGTCAGCAATACATTGTGTACAGGTGTATGATATGAAGGACCAGATTCATAATTTAATTGTAACCAATAGCTTAGCTTGTTTCGTTCCGCAGGGGACTGGTATCAAG GTTCAGTCACTGAGTGGAGAGTCAAAGCTGTTAAATTCTAGCAAATATGTGAAGTGTTTGGCTCATGTTAATGGGAAGTTATATTGTGGATGCCATGACAGTAGTGTTCAG GAGATACATTTGGGAACTGGAACAGTCAACACTATTCAAAGTGGTTATAAAAGATTACTAGCGAAAGCAAATCCTATTCATGCAATTCAAATTCATGGTGAACTTATATACGCAGCTGGTTCTTCCTTTGATGGATCTTCTATAAAG ATATGGAACAGTTCCAGTTACAATATGGTTGGATCACTGCAAACTGGATCTGAAGTTCGGACAATGGCAGTGAGCTCAGGATTGATTTATTTGGGGTGCAAAGGAGGTACTGTAGAAATTTGGGATAAGAAGAAAAGCAGTAAAGTTGACACCTTGCAAATGGGTACCAATTGTAGGGTCAATTGTATGGCTCTAGACAGCAATGAAGAAGTTTTGGTAATTGGAACTTCAGCTGGACAAATTCAG GCTTGGGAAATGAATTAA
- the LOC114176884 gene encoding putative E3 ubiquitin-protein ligase LIN-1 isoform X2: MTTVTVTTRSQILRHTAAFTSSVLSQSELRRRLIATLLRHTPISDQKHLKLAADTLESAISFSSPALRTSSLSLVEKLLLPLPDFALSSLLLSLAHALRNRPTESATSLLRIFHSNNNSNKNASLVRSEIAPALYERLFSPHLFPVFRWFDEQRTNILSSTPSTSIRENDYYSVSEEYSVVLPCAKVLSKMSEEQAAMLREVEREYEEVLDENCRVLAEYFKEVLVNENSDAGISPPSLIMKSGAEGGGRENITEEITRTNLLENGRYNPIWSEREREASVEFLSPSSSRRSSQEPFYPQRVFSRIVKPKNPSKAWTTPVYLNSTADADFFSDESLVSSSSDSEAENEEKDKSIALLEPRQSQIQEQMQTVFKQSSGSPDYPMADFDNTLNGIGKHAPPKDFVCPITSHIFDDPVTLETGQTYERKAIEEWFNRGNFTCPITRQKLQNTQLPKTNYVLKRLIASWKDRNPHLVQPPYESPYEDTEAVVQSTTVSTSPNSVITQATVDGMMSELRCAINNLYMSEVLKESEMAVLQVEKFWRGVNLGVDIHRMLAKPAIINGFMEILFNSVEPQVLQAAVFLLAEMGSSDNAVIETLTRVKTDVECIMALFKNGLTEAVVLLYLLNPPITSLAEMAIVESLIMVLNTKEEELVTMCLKPKTAVVLLLARITGSSEEIIASSVVNTLFSENAIGTIVSSFGADLAKERIAAVEILLRCMEEDGTCRTNIVDKAELSPLMETLIGADDGERFKIIQFFAELVKLNRRTFTEQILHIIKEEGPFSTMHTLLIYLKAAPHDHCPVMAGLLLQLDLLVEPRKMSIYREEAMDTLIACLRNTDFPVTQLAAADTIMSLQGSFDFFGNPLTREVLLKRAGIDKSSRSLVLVGHQISNSSPEIEITPEDEKAADDWERRIAYVLVSHEFGTIFEALADGMKSQNSELRSACFISATWLTYMLTILPDTGIQVAARACLLKQFIAKLNSARDVEDRILSMIALNSFLHFPEGLGDLTSYTKDILRGLRELKRSCPLAPKMLKSLVEENESKADNWIHKELIKEDCSENGEVVSVTCFKDKIFSGHTDGTIKVWTLKNNSFHLLQEIQEHTKAVTNLVISESGDTLYSGSLDRTSKVWSIGKSAIHCVQVYDMKDQIHNLIVTNSLACFVPQGTGIKVQSLSGESKLLNSSKYVKCLAHVNGKLYCGCHDSSVQEIHLGTGTVNTIQSGYKRLLAKANPIHAIQIHGELIYAAGSSFDGSSIKFQLQYGWITANWI; this comes from the exons ATGACCACCGTAACGGTCACCACTCGATCTCAGATCCTCCGCCACACCGCCGCATTCACCTCCTCCGTCCTCTCGCAATCCGAACTCCGGCGCCGTCTCATCGCTACTCTTCTCCGTCACACTCCGATCTCCGACCAAAAGCACCTCAAACTCGCCGCAGACACTCTAGAAAGCGCGATATCCTTCTCCAGCCCCGCCCTGCGCACCTCCTCACTCTCTCTCGTGGAGAAGCTCCTCCTCCCTCTCCCTGACTTCGCTCTCTCCTCGCTACTCCTCTCGCTCGCCCACGCCCTCCGTAACCGTCCAACTGAATCCGCCACCAGCCTCCTCCGAATCTTTCACTCcaacaacaacagcaacaaaAACGCTTCACTCGTTAGATCGGAAATCGCTCCTGCACTCTACGAGCGCCTCTTCTCTCCACACCTCTTCCCTGTCTTCCGCTGGTTCGATGAGCAGAGGACGAATATTCTCTCCTCCACTCCCTCAACCTCCATACGTGAAAATGATTATTATTCAGTTTCTGAGGAGTACTCGGTGGTGCTGCCTTGCGCTAAGGTGCTGTCGAAGATGAGCGAGGAGCAGGCCGCAATGCTCCGGGAGGTGGAGAGAGAGTACGAAGAGGTCCTCGACGAGAACTGTAGGGTTCTCGCAGAGTATTTCAAAGAGGTTTTGGTGAACGAGAACAGTGACGCGGGGATTAGTCCACCGTCGTTGATAATGAAGAGCGGTGCTGAAGGTGGCGGCAGGGAGAACATAACGGAGGAGATAACGCGAACGAATCTCTTAGAGAACGGACGGTATAAT CCAATATGGTCCGAAAGGGAAAGGGAAGCATCTGTTGAATTTTTGAGCCCCAGTTCCAGCAGAAGATCTTCCCAGGAACCATTTTATCCTCAAAGAGTCTTTTCCAGAATTGTCAAACCCAAAAATCCTTCAAAAGCTTGGACAACACCAGTCTATTTAAACTCAACCGCTGACGCCGATTTTTTTTCAGATGAGAGTTTGGTTAGTTCTTCTTCAGATTCCGAGGCAGAAAATGAG GAAAAGGACAAAAGTATCGCATTGTTGGAGCCTCGACAAAGCCAAATTCAAGAACAAATGCAAACCGTCTTCAAACAATCTAGTGG TTCACCAGATTATCCTATGGCCGACTTCGATAACACGCTTAATGGAATTGGGAAACATGCACCTCCCAAGGACTTTGTCTGTCCAATAACTAGTCACATATTTGATGATCCAGTGACTCTTGAGACTGGTCAAACGTATGAACGTAAAGCTATCGAGGAATGGTTCAACAGAGGGAACTTTACCTGTCCCATCACTCGCCAGAAGCTGCAAAACACTCAGCTGCCCAAAACAAATTATGTGCTCAAACGACTAATTGCAAGCTGGAAAGATCGCAACCCCCATTTGGTCCAACCGCCGTATGAGAGTCCATACGAAGATACTGAGGCAGTTGTGCAGTCAACAACCGTTTCAACTTCTCCTAATAGCGTTATAACCCAAGCCACAGTTGATGGGATGATGAGTGAGTTACGCTGTGCCATCAATAATCTGTACATGTCAGAGGTTCTCAAGGAATCGGAAATGGCCGTGCTTCAAGTTGAGAAGTTCTGGAGAGGAGTGAATCTTGGAGTGGATATCCATAGAATGTTGGCAAAACCTGCGATAATCAATGGATTTATGGAGATCCTTTTCAATTCTGTGGAGCCCCAGGTGCTACAAGCAGCAGTTTTCCTTCTAGCCGAGATGGGGTCAAGCGACAACGCTGTTATCGAGACTCTCACCCGTGTGAAGACTGATGTAGAATGTATAATGGCTCTTTTCAAGAACGGGTTGACAGAGGCTGTTGTGTTGTTGTATCTACTAAACCCTCCCATCACGAGTCTTGCGGAGATGGCCATAGTGGAGTCTCTCATAATGGTTTTGAATACGAAAGAGGAAGAATTGGTTACGATGTGTTTGAAGCCAAAAACAGCTGTAGTGCTTTTACTTGCTAGGATAACTGGAAGCAGTGAAGAGATAATTGCATCATCGGTTGTCAATACCCTTTTCTCTGAAAATGCAATTGGAACTATTGTCAGCAGTTTTGGAGCTGACTTGGCAAAGGAGAGGATTGCTGCAGTAGAGATCTTATTGAGATGCATGGAAGAAGATGGGACTTGCAGGACGAACATTGTTGATAAAGCAGAGTTGTCACCACTTATGGAAACCTTAATCGGTGCAGATGATGGAGAGCGTTTTAAGATTATTCAGTTTTTTGCTGAGCTGGTCAAATTAAACAG GAGGACATTCACTGAACAAATTCTCCATATTATAAAGGAAGAAGGACCATTTAGCACAATGCATACTCTTCTTATTTATTTGAAGGCTGCTCCTCACGATCATTGTCCAGTTATGGCTGGCCTCTTACTCCAACTCGATCTTCTG GTTGAGCCAAGAAAAATGAGCATATACCGTGAAGAGGCTATGGATACTCTTATTGCATGCCTGAGAAACACAGATTTTCCCGTTACCCAATTAGCAGCTGCAGATACAATCATGTCACTGCAAGGGAGTTTCGACTTCTTCGGAAACCCTCTAACCAGAGAAGTCCTCCTTAAACGTGCAGGTATTGACAAAAGTTCCAGAAGTCTTGTACTGGTGGGCCATCAGATTAGCAATTCCAGTCCAGAAATTGAGATAACTCCT GAAGACGAGAAGGCAGCTGATGATTGGGAAAGAAGAATTGCATACGTTCTAGTTAGCCATGAATTCGGCACTATTTTTGAGGCTTTGGCTGATGGCATGAAGAGCCAAAATTCAGAACTACGATCAGCATGCTTTATATCAGCTACCTGGCTCACGTACATGCTGACCATTCTACCGGATACAGGCATACAAGTAGCAGCTCGTGCTTGCTTGCTGAAGCAGTTCATAGCTAAATTAAATTCTGCCCGGGATGTGGAAGACAGAATCCTTTCTATGATTGCTCTCAATAGCTTTCTTCATTTCCCTG AAGGCTTAGGTGATCTAACTTCCTACACTAAGGATATCTTAAGAGGATTGAGAGAGCTTAAGAGATCCTGTCCCTTAGCACCTAAAATGCTAAAATCTCTGGTTGAAGAAAATGAATCTAAAGCG GACAATTGGATACATAAAGAGCTCATAAAAGAAGACTGCAGCGAAAATGGAGAGGTGGTGTCTGTCACATGCTTTAAGGATAAAATATTTTCGGGTCATACAGATGGCACGATTAAG GTCTGGACATTAAAGAATAATTCATTCCATCTGTTGCAAGAAATTCAAGAACATACTAAAGCAGTGACAAACTTGGTGATTTCAGAATCTGGTGACACACTATATAGTGGTTCACTTGACCGAACGTCAAAG GTCTGGTCTATTGGAAAGTCAGCAATACATTGTGTACAGGTGTATGATATGAAGGACCAGATTCATAATTTAATTGTAACCAATAGCTTAGCTTGTTTCGTTCCGCAGGGGACTGGTATCAAG GTTCAGTCACTGAGTGGAGAGTCAAAGCTGTTAAATTCTAGCAAATATGTGAAGTGTTTGGCTCATGTTAATGGGAAGTTATATTGTGGATGCCATGACAGTAGTGTTCAG GAGATACATTTGGGAACTGGAACAGTCAACACTATTCAAAGTGGTTATAAAAGATTACTAGCGAAAGCAAATCCTATTCATGCAATTCAAATTCATGGTGAACTTATATACGCAGCTGGTTCTTCCTTTGATGGATCTTCTATAAAG TTCCAGTTACAATATGGTTGGATCACTGCAAACTGGATCTGA
- the LOC114174882 gene encoding transcription factor bHLH68-like isoform X2 — protein sequence MNRGVLQSSPVQQMMAGNPNNWWNITTTPPPPPPPSQPSSPFFSAPSNFLTPYNTSSSLPLPSWHDNNQDLPESWSQLLMSGMVSEEEKGAMCQVQQQMLNQASRASIVDVKQEGSVNSYVYGHGNEEFHPAKPTWPQIVPASSPKSCVTSFSSSMLDFSNNNTDARPLPPDPSSECNSTAAGGAFKKARVQPPTTQSTFKVRKEKLGDRITALHQLVSPFGKTDTASVLLEAIGYIRFLQSQIEALSLPYLGNGSGNMRQQQSVQGEKNCIFPEDPGQLLNENCLKRKATTSEQESEEEAKKDLRSRGLCLVPVSCTLQVGSDNGADYWAPAFGGGFR from the exons ATGAATAGAGGTGTGTTGCAAAGCTCACCGGTGCAACAAATGATGGCCGGAAACCCTAATAATTGGTGGAACATCACCACCACTCCTCCTCCGCCACCGCCTCCTTCTCAGCCTTCTTCTCCGTTCTTCTCCGCTCCTTCCAACTTTCTAACTCCGTATAACACCTCTtcttctcttcctcttccttctTGGCACGATAACAATCAAGACCTACCCGAGTCATGGAGCCAGCTACTCAT GAGTGGAATGGTGTCTGAAGAAGAGAAAGGGGCCATGTGCCAGGTTCAGCAACAAATGCTGAATCAGGCTTCAAGGGCTTCTATTGTTGATGTTAAGCAAGAAGGGTCGGTGAACAGCTACGTGTACGGTCATGGAAACGAAGAGTTTCACCCCGCAAAACCAACTTGGCCTCAAATAGTGCCTGCTTCTTCCCCCAAATCATGTGTAACAAGTTTCAGCAGCAGCATGTTAGATTTCTCTAACAACAACACAGATGCTAGGCCTCTTCCTCCAGACCCATCATCAGAG tGTAATAGCACTGCAGCTGGTGGGGCATTCAAGAAAGCTAGGGTTCAACCGCCCACAACGCAGTCGACCTTCAAG GTTAGGAAGGAGAAATTAGGTGACAGAATTACAGCCCTTCATCAACTGGTTTCCCCGTTTGGAAAG ACTGACACGGCTTCTGTCTTATTAGAAGCTATCGGGTATATCAGATTCCTTCAGAGTCAAATTGAg GCCCTTAGCTTACCATACTTGGGTAATGGATCAGGAAACATGAGGCAGCAACAATCT GTTCAAGGAGAGAAGAATTGTATATTCCCTGAAGACCCCGGTCAG TTGCTGAACGAAAACTGTTTGAAGAGGAAAGCAACAACTAGTGAGCAG GAATCTGAAGAAGAGGCGAAGAAGGACTTAAGGAGTAGAGGTTTGTGTCTGGTTCCAGTGTCATGCACGCTGCAAGTTGGAAGTGACAATGGAGCTGATTATTGGGCACCAGCTTTTGGAGGAGGATTTCGGTAG
- the LOC114174882 gene encoding transcription factor bHLH68-like isoform X1 → MNRGVLQSSPVQQMMAGNPNNWWNITTTPPPPPPPSQPSSPFFSAPSNFLTPYNTSSSLPLPSWHDNNQDLPESWSQLLMSGMVSEEEKGAMCQVQQQMLNQASRASIVDVKQEGSVNSYVYGHGNEEFHPAKPTWPQIVPASSPKSCVTSFSSSMLDFSNNNTDARPLPPDPSSECNSTAAGGAFKKARVQPPTTQSTFKVRKEKLGDRITALHQLVSPFGKTDTASVLLEAIGYIRFLQSQIEALSLPYLGNGSGNMRQQQSVRNNTNPFLVQGEKNCIFPEDPGQLLNENCLKRKATTSEQESEEEAKKDLRSRGLCLVPVSCTLQVGSDNGADYWAPAFGGGFR, encoded by the exons ATGAATAGAGGTGTGTTGCAAAGCTCACCGGTGCAACAAATGATGGCCGGAAACCCTAATAATTGGTGGAACATCACCACCACTCCTCCTCCGCCACCGCCTCCTTCTCAGCCTTCTTCTCCGTTCTTCTCCGCTCCTTCCAACTTTCTAACTCCGTATAACACCTCTtcttctcttcctcttccttctTGGCACGATAACAATCAAGACCTACCCGAGTCATGGAGCCAGCTACTCAT GAGTGGAATGGTGTCTGAAGAAGAGAAAGGGGCCATGTGCCAGGTTCAGCAACAAATGCTGAATCAGGCTTCAAGGGCTTCTATTGTTGATGTTAAGCAAGAAGGGTCGGTGAACAGCTACGTGTACGGTCATGGAAACGAAGAGTTTCACCCCGCAAAACCAACTTGGCCTCAAATAGTGCCTGCTTCTTCCCCCAAATCATGTGTAACAAGTTTCAGCAGCAGCATGTTAGATTTCTCTAACAACAACACAGATGCTAGGCCTCTTCCTCCAGACCCATCATCAGAG tGTAATAGCACTGCAGCTGGTGGGGCATTCAAGAAAGCTAGGGTTCAACCGCCCACAACGCAGTCGACCTTCAAG GTTAGGAAGGAGAAATTAGGTGACAGAATTACAGCCCTTCATCAACTGGTTTCCCCGTTTGGAAAG ACTGACACGGCTTCTGTCTTATTAGAAGCTATCGGGTATATCAGATTCCTTCAGAGTCAAATTGAg GCCCTTAGCTTACCATACTTGGGTAATGGATCAGGAAACATGAGGCAGCAACAATCTGTAAGAAATAATACCAACCCATTTCTG GTTCAAGGAGAGAAGAATTGTATATTCCCTGAAGACCCCGGTCAG TTGCTGAACGAAAACTGTTTGAAGAGGAAAGCAACAACTAGTGAGCAG GAATCTGAAGAAGAGGCGAAGAAGGACTTAAGGAGTAGAGGTTTGTGTCTGGTTCCAGTGTCATGCACGCTGCAAGTTGGAAGTGACAATGGAGCTGATTATTGGGCACCAGCTTTTGGAGGAGGATTTCGGTAG